A region of the Meles meles chromosome 18, mMelMel3.1 paternal haplotype, whole genome shotgun sequence genome:
TGTGTTCCTGAAAGTGGGGGCACTCTGCTCCCGGGTCAGGAGTGGCGGCTGAGGTGCAGTACCTTCCAGGatgagggaggagctgggtcttGGGGCATTCTCCCCAGACTGGGGCCTGGGGCGTGGGGTGACACCATTGTCCTCCCGGTGTCCTGGGGCTCCCGTGCAGGTGTGAGAAGTTGGCCGAGATCATCTGGCAGAACCGGCAGCAGATCCGCAGGGCTGAGCACCTCTGCCAGCAGCTGCCCATCCCCGGCCCAGTGGAGGAGATGCTGGCTGAGGTCAACGCCACCATCACAGACATCATCTCAGCCCTGGTGACCAGGTGATTGCTGCCTCCAGTACGCCCAGCCCCTGGGTGGTTGGCATGGAGCAGGCCGGGTGCTTTGCTCACCGGGGTTGTGGTAGGGGGGTCTCGTTGGATTCCTTGTCTGTTTTGCCTTGGGCCCCCATCCCTCTCTGTCCTTAGTTGCAGTGGCTGCTTGGTGTTGACCTTGCCCAGTCTCTGTTGTGGACGCTCCATGGACTGCCCGTGTctcccccagcctgggccagctgCTGAGTCATGTCActgcctcccctcccaccacctcctctGACTCTCGGTGGCCTCCCTGGGAACAGGAGCTTTGCCCTGTGCCGTTCCTTTGCCTGCGGAGCCCTGGTAGCCTCCCCACGTCGGTGAGCAGGCACTGTCCCCTGAGTCAACATCATGTGTGTTCTGGTCCCTCGTGTCCCCACAGCACGTTCATCATTGAGAAGCAGCCCCCTCAGGTCCTGAAGACCCAGACCAAGTTTGCAGCGACGGTGCGCCTGCTGGTGGGCGGGAAGCTGAACGTGCACATGAACCCCCCCCAGGTGAAGGCCACCATCATCAGCGAGCAGCAGGCCAAGTCGCTGCTCAAGAACGAGAACACCCGCAAGTACGTGTTTCTCTCTGCCCCCTGTGTTCTGGACTGGGAGTTCCTGTCTATTCTGTAACTAAGGTTCTGGGTGATGGAGGCAGCTCAGCCTCCCTCCCTACAGCCGTGGTGCAGTGTCCCAGttctttctgtctgtcctggGATACACGTTCTTCTCGGCACGTAGTAGGTCAACATGGATTGCCCTGCTGGCTTGTTCAGGTACCTGTGCTAATCCCTGGGACAGAGCTGCAATCCACACCGTACTTGGCTCTGTCTTCGCCCAGCCCAGCAGAGCTGGCAGCAGTCATGAGAAGGGGAGTGTGCACCAGGGGAGACCGAAGGCACTGGGGAAGTGGGTcgtgcagggggcagggcagaatGACAGTGTCAGGACGTGGGATGAATGGGAGCAGCTAGGGAGAGCGTGtgaagagaggaggggggagactTTCAGACAGAAAACATGGGCCTTATCCGAAAGGAGAGTGTAGGGAAGGCGAATGTGACTGGAGAACCCAGGATGGGATCCAGGGATCAGGGCAGGCCTGCACAAAGGATGCAATGAATGAGGGAGTGAATGAGTGAAGTGGGAGACTGGGTCGTGTGTATTGAGAGCCTACTGTGGCATCTGGGAATAGGATGGTAACGAAGCCAGAGAGGTTCTCATGTTCTTAGAGCTTACATTTTGGCTGGGGAAGGAGACCATTCTATGCTTGTGGTAATTCTGCAGTGTCAAAAAGTGATAGActctagaaagaaaatgaaaacagtgacATCGTGGCATCCAGATAGATGTTACCTCACCACGTGAGGGGCCACAGAAGGCCTTTCTGAGGAGATGTTTGAGTTGAGACCTAAACAAGAGGGTTCAGGGCACCCGGAAGAGTGGGTGCCCAAGTCTCGAGGTAGCACCAAGTTTGCGTGTTCGGCCAACAGACAAGGCGGCATGGATTGCTTGTCCTGAgtgaggggagaggagcccaAGAGGCCAGGGAGCCAGGCTGGGTTTGACCCTGGGGTCCTTGTAGGCTGTGGTCATGGTTATTATTTTAGCTGCACCAGAAGCTGTCAGAGCTGAAGGCCCCCGCATCAGTCTCAATGCCGACAGAGTTGTTAACCTAATGATAGAGACCCAGAGCCCACCCTTGAAGACTTTGCTTTACTCTCAGGCCTgagacacggagagagagagcacgagcagggagagggcagagggaggaccagaggggagagggacaagcagactccacgctgagcagggagccccatgcaggacttgatcccgggaccctgtaatcacaacctgagccaaaatcaagagtcatccacttacccgactgagccacccaggcacccagggggGAACACTcgaaggagaagggggaagggcagcaTCTTCTGGCTGGGCTTTCGGGCGTGAACACTGGGCCCAGGGcacgcactgagccaccccccTGGCCTGGGGCCCATGTGGCCGTGGGGGTCACTTCTCCTTCGCAGCGAGTGCAGTGGCGAGATCCTGAACAACTGCTGTGTGATGGAGTATCACCAGGCCACCGGCACCCTCAGCGCGCACTTCAGGAACATGGTGAGTCCAGGGCCTGACCCCTGGGGCGGCCGTCCACCTGGGGCCGAGTCCCCCTAAACAGCCACTTTCTCCTcatctccctctaccctcccccgcTGCAGTCACTAAAGAGGATTAAGCGGGCTGACCGGAGGGGCGCGGAGTCCGTGACGGAGGAAAAATTCACGGTCCTGTTTGAGTCTCAGTTCAGCGTTGGCAGCAATGAGCTTGTGTTCCAGGTGAAGGTGAGGCCTCGCTCTCTCATCCCCCACTGGTCACCCAGAAAGGTGGAGACTTCCCTGAGGCCACCTGACTGGTTTGGGAAAGCCAGACAGCTCTGAATGCTCACACGGTCATGGCCCATTTAGCCCAGGAGGCTCTCAGAAAACCTGCTTTCACTCTGCTGGTGCGTGCCTGCTGTGTTCTCATCTGGTGCCGGCGACAGAGCTTAAGTAATGGGCCAAGAAGAACTaggttgtggtttttttgtttgtttagttctGCTTTGATTTCATTGGGAGGTTTCGTGGGTGGGATGGAGGGTGAGGAATGAGGGCTCAGTGTGGTCGTGTGCCTGCTACACTCATTCCTTTGACTCTCGTTAGACTCTGTCCCTTCCCGTGGTTGTCATCGTTCACGGCAGCCAGGACCACAATGCAACCGCCACCGTGCTGTGGGACAACGCTTTTGCCGAGCCAGTGAGTCCTCATGGGACCCCCATCTCAGCACCCCCTGCCCTGGAGTCTCCCTGGATTGGCCCCAAGCCCCTGGGGCCCTGCTGGGTGGTCTCCTGTCAACCTTAGGGCCCCACCAGCGCTGAGGTGCGGTAGGGACAGCTCACGTGAGCGGGTTGCCTATGGCATGTCCTTAGGCTCCGTTTTCCAGGTCTTAGGAGGGGGATTTCCTAGGTCTGTGAGCTTAGCTGTTGGGCTCTGGTCTCTGATCTTCCTTCTGCTTATGGTTTGAGTCCCTGATCTCTATCCCAGGCTCCTGGTCTGGGTCTCTATCGCCATATGCCCACCCCTGCTgccctgccttttcttttcttttcttttttaagattttgtttgtttatttgagagtgcacgtgtgagagaaagcacaaatggggGGTGGGGATAAGCACGtcccacactgagcagggagcccaatgcagggctccatcccaggcccctgagatcatgacctgagcagaaggcagatgatcaactgagccactcaggcgcccaccgccctgcctttctttttcttgtgtttgtgtCTCCTTTCTGGATCTTTCTTAGTCTCCTTTGTCTCTTGGTGTCTGTGGGCCcgagtgtgtgggtgtgtgcacggGTGCGTGTGCGTGTAAATATTTCCTACTCCCTCGGtctgctttctcttccctccGCCTCAGGGCAGGGTGCCATTCGCCGTGCCCGACAAAGTGCTGTGGCCACAGCTGTGTGAGGCGCTCAACATGAAATTCAAGGCCGAAGTGCAGAGCAACCGCGGCCTGACCAAGGAGAACCTCGTGTTCCTGGCCCAGAAACTGttcaacagcagcagcagccacctTGAAGACTATAATGGCATGTCCGTGTCCTGGTCCCAGTTCAACAGGGTGAGGGACCCGCTGCCAGCTGCCTGCCCGGAGCCACCTGTGCCCTGCCAGGCTTTCCCCACCTCACAGACACGTTCCTGGCCTCAGTCAGCAGCCCCCCTTCTCCATCCTGACCTGCCCTCGCCTACAGCCAGGAGAGATGGGGGCTAATACCCCAGGGAACGGAGGCAGGGGTAGCAGGAAACTGCACGGAGCTCTGTGAGCTGGAGCAGGACAGTGGAAGGAACCCGGGGCTGGGGGTCTGGATCCTTGAGTTCCTGCCCTGGGTCGGTTAACTAAGTGGCCAggcccttcctttctctgtgcctcagtttccccttctgtccACTGGGGGCAGAAATGACTTTGGAGATCTCAGCTTACACAATTCTGGGCACCTCCTACCCCTGCCCCTGTGCCTGAGAGGCAAGAGGCGGGTTTAGTCTCTTGTACCCAGGCTGCAGGTTGGGGGATGTGTCCATTTATGGCCCACTGGAGTGTAGGGCGAGTAGAGTGAGGGATTGGGAGAGGGTTTCCCTGAGGACAAGATGGCACAGACTATTCCCTAGGCCACCTGTGATGATGGGGCCACAAACCCTGACTTGGGGTTTCCTGGGTACTCTCAGGAGAACTTGCCGGGCTGGAACTACACCTTCTGGCAGTGGTTTGACGGGGTCATGGAGGTGCTGAAGAAGCATCACAAGCCCCATTGGAATGACGGGTAAGGAATGGGGGGCCTTGGGAGTGGGAGGCCATGGGCTCAGGGGACAGGAGATGCTGGACTGGTAATGACACTCTATGCTCCATGCACCCAGGGCCATCCTAGGTTTTGTGAACAAGCAACAGGCCCATGACCTGCTCATCAACAAGCCCGATGGAACCTTTTTATTACGCTTTAGTGACTCCGAAATCGGAGGCATCACCATTGCCTGGAAGTTTGACTCTCGTGAGTGCCCTGGCTCCCATTTCTTTGCTCCCCATTCCCCATCAGGTCTGCATCCTTAGATGGTTTCCCCAGGGGAAAGACTGGAACTGAACTCAAAGGTAGGGGAAGACTTGCTCAGAAATACATTCCCTTTCTACAATTTTCCGTCATGGAGAACTTAAGATCACTGGCCCTGTGGCCTCCAGAGCTGCTGGGGGACTCCTTCAGCGGTTCTGAgttctcccttctctgccctgACCTAGTGTTGCTGGCGTCCACTTGCTTGGTTCGCTGGGTAGAATGTTCCCATGGTCACTTGCTCACCCTGTGCCAAGGAGTTCCAGACAAGGTGGAGGGTTGCAGAGCAGGCTGGTAAAAACCCAGATGTCTCCACACACCAGATCTCAAACCCCATAACCCTGACCCTTCTCCtgagggtggtgggtggtgggaatGAGCTCGTCCTTTTCACAGCTGACCGCAACCTGTGGAACCTGAAGCCATTCACCACGCGGGACTTCTCCATCCGGTCGCTGGCTGACCGACTAGGGGACCTGAGCTATCTCATCTACGTGTTTCCCGACCGGCCCAAGGACGAGGTCTTCTCCAAGTACTACACCCCTGTGCTCGGTCCGTCCTGCCCTGATACTCCTGGGCCCTTCCGCCCTGATACTCCTGGGCCTTTCCGCAGCAAAGCTCTTGGGGCAAGGCAGCGGGGACTCCCCAGGAAGAGCCCCGGGGCCATGTCCCCCATGGGCTTGGTCGGTGGCTTGGTGTGGAGCCCGTAGAGGGGATTTCAGGGCTCACAACCGAGAGGGAAAACAAAGCCTCTGACCCAGCTTTCTTCTCTGCAAAGTGGAAAGCTGGGTGGATTCTCACTTCTGCACCCTTGGAGGACGAAGAGGCAGAGCTGGCCAGGATAATGATACCCACAGATAATGCATTATTCCCATCTTAATCAGCTGCTCTCATGGCTCCCACCCTCAAACCTGCCCCCAAGTTGAATATGGGAAGCAAAATGGACAGGTTTTTCCTCTTCAACTTGTCCCCAGTCCGCTGTTGGGTTTGCTGCTTGGCATTGGTTCTGCTTccttggcaggggtggggtgatGAGAGAGCGAGCAAAGGgccagaaaagaaaggaggaggaaggagattgGAGTGAGGGGTCTGGGTGGCCCTTGGGCGGGGTCCACGGGCAGGTGTTTATAGGTGTCTGGGGAAATCTCATCACCGCTGAGGCCTCACAGTGATGTGGGTAGGAGGCAGACTGCATGCGGTGGGCTTCCACTACCTGGGAGCTCCCGGAGGCTGGTTCTCATCACACTCCCCCCTCGGCAGCTAAAGCGGTGGATGGATATGTGAAGCCACAGATCAAGCAAGTGGTCCCTGAGTAAGTACCCAGGGTCTGGCTCTGGTCTCCTGctgcctcctttctctctcccccagcccccctcacCCCTCAGCCCTGCTCCGCCCACTCACCAGCCCTGCCTGGCccagcccttccttcccccctAAAACCTGGCTTAGCCCTGGAGAGGGAACTGGGCTTAGTCTCAATGGGACCAGGACCCAGGGCCCCACTCCCGCAGCTGGAGTCCCAGGCCCAGTGGGCACTTTGTCCTTCCACGCCCCCCAAAAAGGTGTAAAAATGTCCCCCCAAGCCCTCCCCAGGTCAGCTGGTGCCCCAAGGCCACTAAGGCTCTGCCATGTTTCTCCTGCAGGTTTGTGAATGCGTCTGCAGACTCTGCTGGGGCCAGCGCCACCTACATGGaccaggccccctccccagccgtGTGCCCCCCAGCTCATTATAACATGTACCCCCAGAAGTAGGTTGTGTTCTGATGGGTCTCTGCGGGGAAGAACTGGGCACCTGGCCTCAGGCTGGGCCCCCAGAGGGCTGTTGGGCAAAGGGCCCCAGAGCTCCTGTGGGTTCGAGACCACCCAGGCAGGGCTCCAGCCTGTGcacaggagcagagagggagatcaGCCAGTAAAAACGCAGAGCATAAGCTATATGTAGCAGGGTCCTTGCTCTGGTgctgactagctgtgtgaccttggggaaatgattgagcctcccagatgctcagTTTCCTGCTCTGTAAAAGGGAGGCAAGAACACCTACCACATGGAatgggaggggtgaggggggcaGGACAGAACCAGCTTACACATTTAGCTCTGGGAGGCTGTTGTAAAGGTAGCTACGGAAGGGGCAGTTGTTGTCAGGAGTTGGATAGGAACGGGGTATCACTTGCTCCTCTCTGGAGGTCCCAGAGAATTCATTCTCTGCTGAGCTGTGGGTGGCCCCAGCTGGGTGTCTGGGTGCTTGGGAGGCACAGGCTACACTGGGATGACCGTAGGCCTGAGAGTCACAAAGACTGGAATTCCAGTCCTGAATCCGTTTGCCAGCCAGGTGGCCCAGAGCGGGTTTCCAGACATGGCCgagtctcagtttccccctctgtggAGTGGAGCAAATACGGGCCTTAACGGGAGGCTAAGCACTGGGGTCATGTGATTTAAAGGCCCCGCCCCTTGCAGGTGCTCCGCAAATGGAGCCCATGATTGAGTGGTCCAGCGTCTCAGTGGGCAGGATTCACTGGCCCGACTACCTCGTTTTGCAGAGGACAGGGACAGGGGAGAGGGACTCTGATCCCCCTCAGTGAGGCAGGGAGAGTTGAGACTAGAGCTTGAGTAACTGTCTGCCAATGAGCCATGACACGGTTTCAGCTTgaggtcgggggtgggggtggggggcagaggggcatTCCACCAGAGCCAGTCCTGTTCCCATGGGACTGTGGTCTGAATGGGGAGGGGGCCAGAGGCATGCCAGCTCCCTCagacctccttctccccctctctcccagccctgaCGCCGTCCTCGACCAGGACGGAGAATTTGACCTGGATGAGACCATGGACGTGGCCCGGCACGTGGAGGAACTACTGCGCCGCCGGATGGACGGTCTGGACCCCCGCCTCTCCCCACCCGCTGGTCTTTTCACCTCGGCCCGAGGCTCGCTCTCATGAACATTCGAATCCCACGCGTCTCTTTGGAAACAACACAGTGTGAAGGGGTCGTGTTAATGGGGATTTATAGTGTCGCTGTGCATACTGATGCCTccgcgcgcgcacgcgcacgcACGAGGTGTGCCTGCCTCGCCTTCGccctcctgggcgtgtggtggCAGGACCCACCAGCTTGCTGTTCAGATCGAGGTCCCCGCGAGCCCGCCGGGCCTGTGACTGTTGTGGGAGGGGCTCTGCTTCTGCTACTGTCGCAGGTACTCGAGGCGATGCAGGTCCCCTGTTCCTGCGGAGGGGGCGCCTTTCCTGCTCTGTAATGCCTCCGAGCTTAAGTCATGCTCCGGAGTTAGCAGCTTTGGCTCCCAAACGTGTGCGTGTGCGTTTAGGGTGTGCTGTCCATTGTCATGCACGTGTGTTGATCTATTGGTTCTTTGCCTcgggagggaggctgggcttCAGTTTTGAgtaatattttgtgttttatctaATGACGTATGGACTGGAGACTGTGCCTCAAGAGCTTATCTAGAGCATGACCCTAACGCAGCAGAAACAGGTCACTGGAGTCGGGTCTGTCCGAGCTGCTCCGAAGTCAGTGTGGCTTGGCCTCCCGGCCTCCGGGCCTCCCGGCCTCCAGCCAAGGGACCTGCGCTTCGTGTCTGTGGTGCTGCTGCCAGTCCTGCTATCTTTTTCCGTGATCGCCTCCCCTGCGTCAGGCCCCAGCTTTCTTTCCCAGAGGCTCTACAACCTTGCTCCcaggagaggtgggagaggggcaggagctggTCTAAGACGCAGTGGGGTAAACAGAGGGCCAGGGGCTTGCGGGGCTGACCCCCCTCTCCTCCTGGGGAAAAAACCTGCAGTGGGAGACGGCCGCAGAGCCGCTTGCTGCGTGAGGGGTGAAATCTGTGGAATCCTGCGTGAGGGGTGAAAGCTGATCTCGTTCCCCTCTGCCGGTGGACCCGGACCAGGCCTCATCACAGCTGCAGAACGCTGAGGTCTGAGAAGGCCTTGCTCCCAGCCTCACGTGCTCGTCCCTCTGGGGCCCTGTGACCTACAGCCCGGGCAGCTGGTGGCAGAGGTTCGGGAGTCGGAGGTTTAAACATCCCGAGGGAAGGTGGGGACCAGAAGAGGGATCCTTGTGTACTTTGTACATAGGCCACATATTTGTGTAAACAGTGTtttcaaataaagtatttttttcataaatttgcTGGCATGGCTCCTGGGTGGGCAGACCTGGGTAATGGGGACCCCCAGCAGGTGGCTTGTCTTGTTTCTCTCCCGTGTGGCTGCTGCTGTAATGTTTCCAAAGCTACCACTCTGCTCCCTCTTCCATGGATTAGGGGTGCCCACTAGCCCTGGAACGCAGTCTGTGCTCCTCAGAAGACAAAATGACTAGCGCTGGaggccttggggtggggggggcggcaggaattctggggcaggggccaggaGTCTGGGCCTCTCCTAATCACCTACTGCTTAGGCAATCTTGAAgcccttgggggtggggggcactgtgGGGGGGTGCAGCAGAGATCCTCACCAGCAGTCCCTTCTTGCCCCGCCTCTTCTTGGGACACCAGCAGGTGGCACCATCCCGCTGCCACCAGCCTGTTGAAAGGGCCAGCCAGCCTGGTGACCTGGCCCTGAAGGGAAGCAGGGCGAGGACGATGGTCTCCCCATTTGGACCCTCTGGTGCTGACCCACTGCCAGTCCAGGGGCTGTCACTGCGGCCCTGAGTGTTTGCGGGGTACGGGTTGTGAAGCCATGaggtttcctcagagctcaaagaaagggaagaggggtTTGCAGCCCGGAGGCAGGCAGCGCAGGGGCCTGCACagggctggcgggggtggggtggcagagAGCAGACGCTAATCTCTCCTTCCATCTCTGCAGGGGCTGGCGGCGCGGTCTCCATGGTGCTCGGCacccggggagggggtggggagccagcCGAGTGGGTGCGTTGCTGTCTGTGAATTATCACCACCGGTCGGGCAGCCAGTGAAGTGTTTCCGTTCATCTCCACGGAGTGAACTGAAGGGAAAGCGATAATGGAGCAACTGTGGGAGGGGaggccctggggcagggtgggACTATCTGCACCCCAAGCCCCCTTAGGTAGCGCTTATCTGACCCAAGACAGGTTGGTGCAGCTTGTGAAGGCCaaaggagtgggggaaggaagagggaggaaggaggcagggctcCACGGAGACCTTTATGCAGGAGTATGACCTCCTTAGAGGCCGCTGGCTAacatggtggggaggggttgGGTGCCCGGGGTCCCAGAGGTGGGCTGCGGAGACCAGCCTGGGAGCAGGGGCCCCCACCTCCTGTCAGCATCCAGGCTCAGCCTGTGGGTAGGGCCCCCTCAGAACCgaagtggggagaggaaggggggacCTCCAGCAGCCAGAGACAAAGCTGCCACGCCCTCAGACGGTTCctatataacttttatttctggaagtTAGATACAGCAATAtacaaaaacgaaacaaaaaaccaaaaccccacaataatataaatttttacaCTATGAAGTATACAGTGGAATCTGATGCGGTGACCAGGACAGCAGCCCACAAGCCACTGAGCAGGTAGTTTGAGCCATCTATGGGGACTGGGCTGGGGACGGGCAGGGGGAGACAGCGGAGAGAAAGCGGGCAGGTCCTGGAGGGCTCGATTCTTGAAGGGAGGGGCCAAGCCTGGGCTCCTCTCAGAACTTTTGCTACAATCAGAGTTAAAACCAGATACACATGCTACCTCAAAGCCACGAACTTTACAATATCGGCGCCAGAGAAGCCTGGATCCTTGCCCCAGGTCCCTCTGATCTAAATCTTCTCTCAGTTTCTGAGTTAAGCTTATTATGAAGTGAAGAGTGTTGCTGGAAAAAGGAGAGCTCTGTGCTACCTACCAACATGTCTAGGCCGAAGGACAGGGATGGCCAAGCACAACCCCTGTCCGTCTTGGAGAGAAGGTCCCCATCCCCTTATTTCTGAACCTGGTGAGTATGGGTAAAACAAACAGCATTCCCACCCACTGGGATAAGGTGGTCCTGGACTGCCTGATCTAGTCGGGCATCTGGGACAGAGACGGCCCAAGTACTGGAGAGCACGAAGTGTTCTGAAACGCACAGTAAATGGGGAGTGCGTCTGCTTCATCTGTGAGGCCCCAATGGGGAGAAGACTGTCACCAGCTTCATCTGTGAGGCCCGAGTGGGAGAAAGACAGTCACCAGCActggggggtgaggaggggggtGAGGCCAGGGTGTACACTCCCTCACACAAGGGATAGACCTCAAGTTTATCAGTAAGCCTTTGCCCCCGGCTTAACCAAGTGAAGAAGGGATTAGAGGTGCCGCCGGAAAACATCAAGAAACCGGGATAAGAACCATATTCCCTGAGCTCAACTAGACCCTTGGCTGGGGCCCCACAGTCTGTTGCGTTCCACCTGTTAACTCTCGCCTTCTTATTCTGGGATACCCAAAGCAAACAGAACAAGGGACCTTTAGACACTGGAAGGAGCCCTACACAAGGGAAGTAAGGtggacagggaggaaggaaggatcaCCCCATCCCTTATAAGGCACCCACAGAATAGCCCAGGCTCTAGAACAGGAGCAAAGTCCAGGGAGATGGGGATGGGTGGGCTGGGGCGTCGGGAAACGACAGGTGGTAAGCACTCCTCTGCCCAGCCTTACCTACTAACAGGCCAACACattaaaggggaaaataaaaactttgtttattaaaaaatgtctAGGATGTTTAGGTTGTCCTTCAACCTTCCTATTTCATAACCGAAGGCCAAGCCACAGCTTCAGATGTCTTTTAAGGACTGGATCTGAAGCCCATTTCAGGATTTCTATAAATTATCAGCCTGAAGAAAGCTGAATGCCTAAAGCACCAAGAAGGCTATTGACTGAGTtgtcttaaatacagaaaaggcTATGCCAATACAGTGTTTTTtgccctttaatttttttttttttttaatttaaaaagaaacctagGGGCTGTGAAAGTCCTATCTTCTATTTGGTTGTTAGCAAGGTTAAAAGTGCAATGCCAGGAGTAACGCAGCTAGAGGCAGCCTGTGGCATGAGCttacagagacaggcagagggatcCGCGGGCACCAGGAGGCACTTGTCCAAGGACAACACGAGCTGCTGAGAGAGGAGGGCCGGGGAGCAAGAAAAGACCAGAACAtttccactctctctccctcttgccacCCCTTCCACATCCCCGCCGGTACAGTCTCAGAGAACACATTCTTATTTGCATTTAGGTAAAAGCGTATCACCCACGTTCactcatttctctatttttaaaagtgccCAGATTGCTCAAAGATAGCAGAAGTAGGAGATTAAAATCTGGAAGCACAAAGTTAGAGGAGTCTCAGACGGTCTGGGGCTGGCTGTGTAAGGGTGCTGAAACACAGGTAGGTGCCTCCGTCCTCGCTCTCTGCAGCCTCAGCCCGCAGCGCCTCACATCGGGGAGGTAGCGCACTCCGAGGTCAACTCCATGTCGAACGTGAGGGACTCTGGGGGGACAAAGCGGGAGAGCTCGTTCAGTTGCCCAAGCTTGTTCAGTTTTTTCCCCAGCCCGACAGCCCGCAGGGCACGCTCCCGTAGCCCTTGGGGGTACAGAGGCTCCGCCACCACTGCCATCCAGTGTCCTTGCCCCATATGGCCAAGACAGGGTCGGATGCTCCAGATTGACTCTCCTCCCCAGAGGGTCTGGTCTAGTGGAAGGGCTCAGCCCTCTTCCTCTCTTAACTCGTTCCCAACCATCCACGTGGAAAGACGGAAGGCTGTCCTCCTGAATGCGGCAGCCTGGagcccctggggtggggaggggggaactCAGCACCAAAATGTGGCTCTTCCCACTCGAGATGGGCTGCAGCCGCACAACACCTGGCAGGTCTCAGAGACttagcacaaaaataaaaaaaaaccctcattagCTCTCTCTTGTGTATTAAGAGGCTAGTATTTACTGGGGATTTAGTGGGTTACAGAAAAGATATGATGAACGTTAACTTCGCTTGTTTCTTATTGCTGTTCTTCACGTGGCTACGAGAAAATTCGCACTGACAGGCATGGTCCACATTTGGTTTCTAAGGTAGAACACGGCTCTAGAACTTTCTACCAATCCCAGGGAGCCAGCTCTCAGCTTGGTGCATGGCACACCAAGGGGGCTGACTTCCCTTCCTAAGGACAGGCTCTGTCACCAAACACTCACCGAACTGCCCTCCTGCTGAGGGCTCAGCACCTTCACCATTATTTCCAAACTGCATCAATGAATCTAAAGTGCGGGGGGACATCGGCAGGTCAATGGTATTGCTGCACGTCGTTCTGTAGGaaatggggagcagcaggaggggaaAGGGCCGGGTTGACAAgacacaatggagaaaaaaaaaaaaagaacaaaacacacacacacaagccatcAAACTCTGGTctccaacagaaaaataaacGCTTCAAGCTTTTTAAACACACAAGGTCACTCTGAGTACTCCACGGAGCCCAGGGCGTTCCGCCCCTTCACCAGGTGGCTGTCACCCAGTGACCTACTCCCAGGAGAACTGAGGACACCAGAAATAAAGGTCAAATTGAGAAGGGAAGCCACTTACGGTGTCACACAGATAAACTTGGTCTTCAGGTATGGAGCAGCACC
Encoded here:
- the LOC123929453 gene encoding signal transducer and activator of transcription 5A isoform X1, which gives rise to MAGWIQAQQLQGDALRQMQVLYGQHFPIEVRHYLAQWIESQPWDAIDPENPQDQAQATQLLEGLVQELQKKAEHQVGEDGFLLKIKLGHYATQLQNTYDRCPMELVRCIRHILYNEQRLVREANNGSSPAGILADAMSQKHLQINQTFEELRLVTQDTENELKKLQQTQEYFIIQYQESLRIQAQFAGLAQLSPQERLSRETALQQKQVSLEAWLQHEAQTLQQYRVELAEKHQKTLQLLRKQQTIILDDELIQWKRRQQLAGNGGPPEGSLDVLQSWCEKLAEIIWQNRQQIRRAEHLCQQLPIPGPVEEMLAEVNATITDIISALVTSTFIIEKQPPQVLKTQTKFAATVRLLVGGKLNVHMNPPQVKATIISEQQAKSLLKNENTRNECSGEILNNCCVMEYHQATGTLSAHFRNMSLKRIKRADRRGAESVTEEKFTVLFESQFSVGSNELVFQVKTLSLPVVVIVHGSQDHNATATVLWDNAFAEPGRVPFAVPDKVLWPQLCEALNMKFKAEVQSNRGLTKENLVFLAQKLFNSSSSHLEDYNGMSVSWSQFNRENLPGWNYTFWQWFDGVMEVLKKHHKPHWNDGAILGFVNKQQAHDLLINKPDGTFLLRFSDSEIGGITIAWKFDSPDRNLWNLKPFTTRDFSIRSLADRLGDLSYLIYVFPDRPKDEVFSKYYTPVLAKAVDGYVKPQIKQVVPEFVNASADSAGASATYMDQAPSPAVCPPAHYNMYPQNPDAVLDQDGEFDLDETMDVARHVEELLRRRMDGLDPRLSPPAGLFTSARGSLS
- the LOC123929453 gene encoding signal transducer and activator of transcription 5A isoform X2, encoding MAGWIQAQQLQGDALRQMQVLYGQHFPIEVRHYLAQWIESQPWDAIDPENPQDQAQATQLLEGLVQELQKKAEHQVGEDGFLLKIKLGHYATQLQNTYDRCPMELVRCIRHILYNEQRLVREANNGSSPAGILADAMSQKHLQINQTFEELRLVTQDTENELKKLQQTQEYFIIQYQESLRIQAQFAGLAQLSPQERLSRETALQQKQVSLEAWLQHEAQTLQQYRVELAEKHQKTLQLLRKQQTIILDDELIQWKRRQQLAGNGGPPEGSLDVLQSWCEKLAEIIWQNRQQIRRAEHLCQQLPIPGPVEEMLAEVNATITDIISALVTSTFIIEKQPPQVLKTQTKFAATVRLLVGGKLNVHMNPPQVKATIISEQQAKSLLKNENTRNECSGEILNNCCVMEYHQATGTLSAHFRNMSLKRIKRADRRGAESVTEEKFTVLFESQFSVGSNELVFQVKTLSLPVVVIVHGSQDHNATATVLWDNAFAEPGRVPFAVPDKVLWPQLCEALNMKFKAEVQSNRGLTKENLVFLAQKLFNSSSSHLEDYNGMSVSWSQFNRENLPGWNYTFWQWFDGVMEVLKKHHKPHWNDGAILGFVNKQQAHDLLINKPDGTFLLRFSDSEIGGITIAWKFDSPDRNLWNLKPFTTRDFSIRSLADRLGDLSYLIYVFPDRPKDEVFSKYYTPVLALTPSSTRTENLTWMRPWTWPGTWRNYCAAGWTVWTPASPHPLVFSPRPEARSHEHSNPTRLFGNNTV